From the genome of Salvelinus fontinalis isolate EN_2023a chromosome 20, ASM2944872v1, whole genome shotgun sequence, one region includes:
- the LOC129817311 gene encoding zona pellucida sperm-binding protein 3-like isoform X2 produces the protein MMATILRVTLKQVILFLLVVNFISPAFSHTYSTDPWQRQLTNRMPQIGDLPFKQHQRHQQTISRPVPVKTVAVTCFSDYMEIVVNADLFKIGMFIDMADLRLGVEQYQAQESCRATVSAAGDEYRIFAALSDCGTKHMLNQDSLIYTNLLRYTPSNTPNGVIGMDGAVIPIECHYERKYSLNSASLQSTWIPFTATVSAEDTLQFSLMLMTSDWLYERGSGVYFLGDPLNVEVSVRLAHHTRLRVFVSSCVATLDPDWNSVPRYVFIENDGCLMDSLLPGSNSRFMRRTQDDKLRFHIDAFRFHQEDRAELYITCHLMAVPVMDHAEPSNKACSFIDGRWKSADENDLLCGHCPSLNSHKGVAPARRPLSERVGSSPPEPPGYHSKPPASGDHWRSGMKTNKVWQQHASLGPVIVFPTKQKGTLLSPRTKEGVHTHGLPSATDNARPVSPSSRWKSGMDFKRGTLMFAMGPINMVSLALQRMMASG, from the exons ATGATGGCAACCATTCTCAGGGTAACGTTAAAGCAAGTGATTTTGTTCTTACTGGTGGTAAACTTCATCTCTCCTGCTTTTTCACATACTTACAGCACTGACCCATGGCAACGACAACTTACAAACCGAATGCCCCAAATTGGTGATCTGCCCTTTAAACAGCATCAACGTCACCAACAAACCATTTCCAGACCAGTTCCAGTGAAAACTGTCGCTGTGACGTGCTTTTCAGACTACATGGAGATAGTCGTGAATGCTGATTTGTTTAAAATTGGTATGTTTATCGACATGGCTGACCTGCGCCTTGGCGTTGAACAGTACCAAGCTCAAGAGTCCTGTAGGGCTACAGTTTCAGCAGCCGGAGATGAGTACAGAATATTTGCAGCACTATCGGACTGTGGAACCAAGCACATG TTGAACCAAGACTCCTTGATCTACACAAACCTCCTCCGATATACACCCAGTAATACTCCAAATGGGGTTATTGGAATGGATGGCGCTGTAATCCCAATTGAGTGTCACTACGAAAG AAAGTACAGTTTGAACAGTGCCTCTCTCCAGTCGACCTGGATCCCCTTTACCGCCACAGTGTCTGCTGAGGACACCCTGCAGTTCTCCTTGATGCTCATGACAA GTGACTGGCTTTATGAGCGGGGTTCGGGAGTCTACTTCCTGGGTGATCCCCTCAACGTGGAGGTGTCTGTCAGGCTCGCTCACCACACCAGGCTCAGGGTCTTTGTTAGCAGCTGCGTGGCAACACTGGACCCTGACTGGAACTCTGTCCCCAGATACGTCTTCATTGAGAATGATGG GTGCTTGATGGATTCCCTGTTGCCTGGCTCCAACTCCAGGTTCATGCGCAGAACCCAGGACGACAAGCTCCGGTTCCACATTGATGCCTTTAGGTTCCATCAGGAGGACAGGGCGGAG CTGTACATCACATGCCACCTTAtggcagtacctgtcatggaccATGCAGAACCTAGCAACAAGGCATGCTCCTTCATTGATGGCAG GTGGAAGTCCGCCGACGAGAATGATTTGTTATGTGGCCATTGTCCAAGTCTGAATAGCCATAAGGGGGTCGCTCCAGCACGCCGTCCCCTCAGTGAAAGAGTAGGCAGTAGCCCACCTGAACCTCCTGGTTACCACAGCAAACCCCCAGCCTCTGGCGACCACTGGCGGAGTGGGATGAAGACAAACAAAG TGTGGCAACAGCATGCTTCTTTGGGCCCCGTGATTGTCTTCCCAACCAAACAGAAAGGTACACTTCTATCACCACGGACGAAGGAAGGTGTCCATACACATGGCTTACCCTCCGCTACAGACAACGCAAGGCCTGTATCACCTAGCAGTCGTTGGAAGAGTGGCATGGACTTCAAGAGAGGTACTTTGATGTTTGCAATG GGCCCAATAAACATGGTTTCGTTAGCTCTGCAACGTATGATGGCATCAGGCTGA
- the LOC129817311 gene encoding zona pellucida sperm-binding protein 3-like isoform X1, which produces MMATILRVTLKQVILFLLVVNFISPAFSHTYSTDPWQRQLTNRMPQIGDLPFKQHQRHQQTISRPVPVKTVAVTCFSDYMEIVVNADLFKIGMFIDMADLRLGVEQYQAQESCRATVSAAGDEYRIFAALSDCGTKHMLNQDSLIYTNLLRYTPSNTPNGVIGMDGAVIPIECHYERKYSLNSASLQSTWIPFTATVSAEDTLQFSLMLMTSDWLYERGSGVYFLGDPLNVEVSVRLAHHTRLRVFVSSCVATLDPDWNSVPRYVFIENDGCLMDSLLPGSNSRFMRRTQDDKLRFHIDAFRFHQEDRAELYITCHLMAVPVMDHAEPSNKACSFIDGRWKSADENDLLCGHCPSLNSHKGVAPARRPLSERVGSSPPEPPGYHSKPPASGDHWRSGMKTNKVWQQHASLGPVIVFPTKQKGTLLSPRTKEGVHTHGLPSATDNARPVSPSSRWKSGMDFKRGPNKHGFVSSATYDGIRLKELIERRELEPTPDPRLNSTPEPIGAKITTEKGGLIQEKDDKPLVEKHNDLDRWNS; this is translated from the exons ATGATGGCAACCATTCTCAGGGTAACGTTAAAGCAAGTGATTTTGTTCTTACTGGTGGTAAACTTCATCTCTCCTGCTTTTTCACATACTTACAGCACTGACCCATGGCAACGACAACTTACAAACCGAATGCCCCAAATTGGTGATCTGCCCTTTAAACAGCATCAACGTCACCAACAAACCATTTCCAGACCAGTTCCAGTGAAAACTGTCGCTGTGACGTGCTTTTCAGACTACATGGAGATAGTCGTGAATGCTGATTTGTTTAAAATTGGTATGTTTATCGACATGGCTGACCTGCGCCTTGGCGTTGAACAGTACCAAGCTCAAGAGTCCTGTAGGGCTACAGTTTCAGCAGCCGGAGATGAGTACAGAATATTTGCAGCACTATCGGACTGTGGAACCAAGCACATG TTGAACCAAGACTCCTTGATCTACACAAACCTCCTCCGATATACACCCAGTAATACTCCAAATGGGGTTATTGGAATGGATGGCGCTGTAATCCCAATTGAGTGTCACTACGAAAG AAAGTACAGTTTGAACAGTGCCTCTCTCCAGTCGACCTGGATCCCCTTTACCGCCACAGTGTCTGCTGAGGACACCCTGCAGTTCTCCTTGATGCTCATGACAA GTGACTGGCTTTATGAGCGGGGTTCGGGAGTCTACTTCCTGGGTGATCCCCTCAACGTGGAGGTGTCTGTCAGGCTCGCTCACCACACCAGGCTCAGGGTCTTTGTTAGCAGCTGCGTGGCAACACTGGACCCTGACTGGAACTCTGTCCCCAGATACGTCTTCATTGAGAATGATGG GTGCTTGATGGATTCCCTGTTGCCTGGCTCCAACTCCAGGTTCATGCGCAGAACCCAGGACGACAAGCTCCGGTTCCACATTGATGCCTTTAGGTTCCATCAGGAGGACAGGGCGGAG CTGTACATCACATGCCACCTTAtggcagtacctgtcatggaccATGCAGAACCTAGCAACAAGGCATGCTCCTTCATTGATGGCAG GTGGAAGTCCGCCGACGAGAATGATTTGTTATGTGGCCATTGTCCAAGTCTGAATAGCCATAAGGGGGTCGCTCCAGCACGCCGTCCCCTCAGTGAAAGAGTAGGCAGTAGCCCACCTGAACCTCCTGGTTACCACAGCAAACCCCCAGCCTCTGGCGACCACTGGCGGAGTGGGATGAAGACAAACAAAG TGTGGCAACAGCATGCTTCTTTGGGCCCCGTGATTGTCTTCCCAACCAAACAGAAAGGTACACTTCTATCACCACGGACGAAGGAAGGTGTCCATACACATGGCTTACCCTCCGCTACAGACAACGCAAGGCCTGTATCACCTAGCAGTCGTTGGAAGAGTGGCATGGACTTCAAGAGAG GGCCCAATAAACATGGTTTCGTTAGCTCTGCAACGTATGATGGCATCAGGCTGAAAGAACTGATTGAGCGAAGAG AGCTGGAGCCCACCCCAGACCCTCGGTTGAATTCTACCCCTGAGCCCATTGGAGCAAAGATTACCACAGAGAAAGGGGGTCTGATTCAAGAGAAGGATGACAAGCCTTTAGTAGAGAAGCATAATGACCTGGATCGGTGGAACTCATG a